TGATGTtacacaaatgaaaagtatCACAACCCGAGCCAACCGGAAGCCATGGCTAACAGGAGATGTCCACAGGCTGCTGAAGGCCAGAGACAAGGCCTTCAGAGCTGGGGATGAAATAGGCCTGAAAACAGCGAGAGCCAACCTGTCCCGTGGCATCAGGAAAGCGAAACAGGACTACACACACAAGATAACCTCCCACTTCAATGATAGCAAGGACGCACGAAGCCTATGGCAAGGCATCCAGGCTATTACAGACTACAAGCCTGCAGCGCCGTAGCTGTGAGAGCGACACCACTCTGCTCAACGACCTGAACAGCTTCTTTGCACGATTTGAAGCACAGAACAATACACGCCCACAGAaaacaccaccacctccacacGACCAGCCTCTGTGCCTGTCTGCTGCCAGCGTGAAGAGGACACTCATCACCATCAACGCCCGGaaagcagcgggtccagataacATCCCTGGTAGTGTGCTGAAAGACTTCATGAGAGGAGCTGAAGaatgtcttcacagacatctttaacaTCTCCCTGAGGCAAGCCACTGTCCCATCATGCTTCAAGACTGCCACCATCATACCTGTGCCAAAGAAACCATCCCCAGCCTGTTTCAACGACTACCGCCCGTGGCACTGACACCCATtattatgaagtgctttgaacgaCTAGTCATGTCACACATCAAATCCACCCTGCCTCCCACCCTGGACccataccagtttgcatacagagcgAAACGATCCACAGAAGATGCAATCTGCTCTGCCCTCCACCCAGCCCTAACTCACCTGGACAAGAAAGACtcatatgtgagaatgctgttcatagacttcagctcagcattcaacaccataatACCACAACAACTCATCTGTAAACTGGACAGACTGGGCCTCagcacctccctctgcaactggcTGCTGGATTTCCTCAGCCAGAGGCCTCAAGCGATGCGTGTGGGCAACAAGGTCTCAAACAGCATCACCCTGAGCACGGgggctccacaaggctgtgtgctcagtcctctgctctTCACCCTGCTGACACATGACTGCACAACAACCTACAGCTCTAACCaccttgtgaagtttgcggacgacacaacGCTGGTGGGGCTCATCACCAAGGGCGATGAGACCCACTACAGGAAAGAGGTTGAGCTCCTGACCACGTGGTGCAGAGACAACAACCTCCTGCTAAATGttagcaagaccaaggaggttATTGTCAACTTCCAGAGAGGCCCCACCTGTCACCCCCCATTGACCATCGACGGCGCTgcggtggagagggtgagcagcaccaagttcctggggGTGCACATCAGTGAGGACCTCTCCTGGACCACCAACACAGCATCACTGGCCAAGAAAGCACAACAGCGCCTCTACTTCCTGCGCAAACTCAAGCGGGCAAGTGCTCCACCACCCATCCTGACCACATTCTACAGAGGAACCATTGAAAGCATCCtttccagctgcatcactgtgtgggcggtagctgcactgactataacagaaaagctctacagcgcattgtgagaacagctgagaggatAGTTGGTGTACCACTCCCTCCCTGCAAGACATCTACACCACCCGCCTTACCCGCAAAGCCATCACAATTGTCAACGATGCAACCCACCCCGCGCACTGTCTGTTCAGCCTCCTGCCCTCCGGAAAAAGATACAGAAGTCTCCACTCCCGCACTACCAGGCTCACCAACAGCTTCATCCACCAGGCTGTGAGACTGCTGAACTCTCTCCCCTCCCGGCTCCCAGCCAGCAGAACCACCAGACTGGCAGGAGTATAGGAACACAGACTGGACCCtaccacccccccccccacacacacacacacacacacacacacacactccacaacAAGGAAACACTCTCTACATTCCTGACTGGAAACGACTACCTCTGCATTACAATTGCACACACCTGCTGCcttatattttttgtatttttagtattttctttagcactatttatattatttatattactattactgctgctacagtcttatgctgcattaaaacaaaaacacttaccaACCACAACCTGGGACTACGTCAAGTGAACTAGTACACTACTTTCCAGGGCGCACTgtggaacactttattatatgttatatgtTATGTGTAGGTCCTGTCTTGTTATATTCTGTAtgttacctaaatgttgttcatctgcactttattgttgtctatgtctacgcatgggacagtgtgaaacgtaatttcaattcctttgtatggcaagtacatctgaagaaattgacaaataaaactgactttgactttttcttttctgtttgctgGCGATTTTAATTGCAGTTTTATTTCAGCAGCAGCActcttctctgtgtgtgttcttaTTCACAGCATCCACTCTGCTGCTGTCAATAAGCAGTTCTTTAGCTTGTGCCCTCatgtttcagctgctctgcacagtgttaatgcttTTTTCACATCAATATTTTCCTCTCTCAGTAGCCTCTCTCTCtatggtggccctgaagtgcaaaccacaaaaacaaatcacgaaatgcacaacaaattgaaaagcgcaacaacaaattgaaaagcgcaaaaacaaattcactaaacgcaaaaacaaattgaaaagcgcaaaaacaaattcacaaaaCAATCCGtgtacttttcggtatttgaaGTTTCGTTTCAGAaagtataatttaaaaaagaaaatgagacacTTATTTAATTCTCAACTTAAAAAGCTAAAATGAAAAACGTAAAacaattgtttttttcattttgtcctttCGCACATCAGAAACGAAAAACCCAAGAAAAAAGAACGAGAAAGGgccctttatttattttgtctgaACCGGAAGTTTTAGTAGGTCAACAACCTGTACAAGTGATGCGCAAACTTATGGCAAACACTGTAGTGTGGACATCATGACGTTGGAAAAATACTCAGACGTGATCATGGAGATGGCAAAACAAGGCCTGTCATCGGAAATTATATCAGAGCGTCTGTCATATGAACACGGGGAAGTGAGAGGATTTTCTGCGAGAAATGTTAGAAAGTTTTGTGCTGAGCAAATCACTAGCTGTCGACTCTCGGACACACGGTTGGAGCTTGAGGTGACACAAGCTATAAATGAGGTAAGGTACTTTCTTCCTTCACCTTATGACTGTGTATGGTTGTCTTAACTGGGTTGTAAGGGGGTTAGTCTAGACTGTGTGCGCGCGCCCGCGCGTTTTTTTAGCGTCTTGCGGGTGGTGGGTAACGTTAgttattttaaagatgtctctCACTGGTATTTGTACAGTTAATTAGCACAATACTTTAGCTTTACACATTTGCTTTCAGAATAAGCTACTTTACATTTGTTGTTCTAGTAGTAGCATgatcttttattttaaacaggtgGGCCCAACATATGGCCGCAAAATGATGAAGGGCTATCTGTCCACAAAAGGGGTACATGCTGCAGAGGGACGAATTGGGTCAATTTTAAGAGAGGTGCATCAACCTTATCATGAAGCAAGACGCCAGGTAGCCTATGTTATTTAATCTTCCACTAGAACTGTATTCCAATGTTCTTTGTCATATTTGTGATATACATCATGTAATGGTAGGGCCTAATTCTGTTTAACAGATGTACGCCCTGCTTTAACAGTTACTTGACTCTTCCTCAAACGTATGATCAAATCTGCCTTTATCCAGTCagctgtcatttattttttgtgatttttttgtaaGGGAGCTCGGAATCTTAATCCCACACCGTACCATGCTGAATGCATGGGGCACAAGGTTCACCTGGACCAAAACGAGAAACTTGTAATGTTTGGAGTCACCCATGTTTTAGCTGTAGATGGATTCAGTAAAAGATTGTGAGTCATTCCACAATGCCAATCAAAAACAACTTGAGCATCTATGAATATGTTTTCAGGTAATACAACCTCTCAAACCATTTATTTCATCTTAAGTGTTTTGATGGACATGTTAGTCATATTGGACATGAGCTGCACCCAAATTTACAATATTTGATTTTCAATTAGACATGCAACAGATGGGTCTGGTTATGTTCCTGAATATAATATATTAAGAACTTACCAAACATTTTGATCAACATTTTCtattaatgtaaaaataaataaaatggaattgcaCATGAATCATTTAACTACTTTATTGCAATTAATCAGTGTTCATTTATGAATGGAACAAGGTTCTTGGATTTCCACATATCTTTCAATTGTTCTGACATACATCTAAAGTCTGAGCATGACAGTGACATTGCAAAGAAACTTAAGAAATATATGTTGTCCTACTACAACTAAAATATTACccaaaaaaacatgaatgaataCATTCAAAATAATAACACCTTTGCTGGTCTTAAAGCAAAATAGTTAataaatgttctttatttttcctgtacCAGACCTGCAGTGATCACCTATGGTATGTGGGACCAGGTGCTGAGTAGACCATGGAAAGGAATTTTATTTAACACTGTTCATGCAAGAGATGCTGTCACATCATCGCTTCAATCAGGAGAGACTGCCTTATTTACAGACCTCATCCACAAGAGTAAGATTTAAGTACCATTAACATCAGCTGAAATTCTTATACTATTACGTGTACTACTACGTACATTTAagacatgtttcttttaacTCTTTTAGAACCACACAGTTGAAAGGATTTGGCCTGAAATCAACAACCGTGTCAACTACCCACTAAAAACTGCCCTACTCCAGCTGATGGACCAGGAGGAGATAGATATGGAGGATAACCTTGTGCGATACTGTGTGTCCAATCTAACCTGTCAGCTGTGTAACATTGGTCTTGCAAGTGTGGTAGAATCATGGAATGCTCATAGAAtcccaggtaaaaaaaaaaaaaaaaaaaagtcagattgCTTACAACCCTGataatgaacatttaaacaccTCCTCTATTTTTTACAGGAAAAGGCATACCAAATCACTTTGCAGAACATGGGTGTAAAAGAAGAATTTCTCCAGAGCTCTTGCCAAATGCACTTGAAGCAGCAGACCTTTACAGGCAGCACTTGGGATCTGCACTCAAAGAATATTCGACTTTTGGAGTTGATCCCTTCACAACCGAACAGGACAAACTTAGAACAGAgagtcattttgcagaaaaatatCCTGATatttcacatttgttttttagagCCGTAAATGGTGACTTTATGCCATACAAAGAAGCTCTGCTCTGTCTCATAAACATAACTCAGAGAAATGTATGAACCACTGCATCTGTAAACTGTAcagaacagacaaaaaaaaaaatcaactgacTGTAAACATTTGTGTGTACACACTACATTACTCCTCTGCAAAAAAAGATTTCAATACAGAAAATGCAGCTGTTAGACCAGTAATTTGTAGAACTCCGTTGTTACTCTCCCTGcattttgcacagtgctgtgatGTCTCTTGCCACTGTTCCACACATGTCTTGCAGCCAATAATGCTTCTGCAGCACAGTGAGAACACTGGATCCTCAATGATGTCTGCAAAAGTAAATCAGATAAGTGAGACTGTTATCCATTTATGTTGAATTTAGTTCAAACTATAGGTTCAAAGTCAGTCTTGACATAAATTTACAGACAGCATGCAGAATATTTTTGGTTATTCTGTAATTACTCTTGTTCACGCTGTTCTGAGAAAGTCCCTGTCTATATTTTGTCTATAATTGATGAGGGGCAAAATCAGTACATTTTCTCAATTAGCAagcaagaaaaatgaaaaagttacAGGTACTTGATTCAATATATGCAACTACAGTCCCATTTTAAATGTGAACTTTTTAGTTTTACATTACTGTGAACAGTGTACCGTCACCCATACTGACATTGTAATCAATTTGAAAAGCTATACTTTCATAGTCAAGATTGCAAGGAGAACCCAAATTAAATGTGCATGTAAACTTTTGAATGTTATGTTACAGTAGACCTGCATCTTGATTGTCTGTGCCTAAGTATTTAAATGGACACTGCTGAATAAAGAGCCTATGTTTGGTAAAAAATGTTTGTCCAAAGTAATGATTGAATGTGGTTTGACattgttttaattgtaattaaaaTGTTAGTGTAGATGTAATGTATTTACTAAGCAACATTTGAACATACTCATACAAACCACGCAGCTAAATCCCTCCTTGAGTGTCTGCAGCTTGGGGTTGTGACTTTCTGGGCAACTGCAAGATCAGTGAGCTCTTTGATTGCTGCTGTGACAGCTGGCAGACTTTGAGATGCCAACACCAACTCTTCTATTTTGTCACTCACTTCTCCCAAACTGGCACTGTCATCATCTTTACGGCtgctacaaataaaaaaatggatAATCAGATGTCAAAGCTACTTACTGGCTTAAAGAAACATCACATCACTTACTGATAGATGATGATTTATGTAGTGATGTCTTACTGCTATTATAGGatttaaatcaaattaattCTTCTATATTGATGTTCATCCTATAGTATATACATATTTATTCACATACCTcagtttcttcctctttgttccCTGGAGGCAATTAAAGTCTTGTTCAGGCACAGCAAGAATTTTTCGTGCATTTTGTCTCCAGTACTGTGACCctacagatgaaaaacaaaaccaaagaaacCTGTTTAGAAGCCAATACCATATTACCCAATAAATATTACAAAGAGTCTGGTAAGACATGTCTCTCCATAAGATATGGGCTTTAGCTGTAATATTATGGCTCACCTGTTGTGCCCTCCGACTCCAGAATTGCATTGCCCTGTGCATCTGTCAAAATTATTGGGTTGTAATTACCAATGGCATCTTGCACTTTTCCTACTATCCCTTGAAGCGTAGCCTCAGACTCCAGGAATCGTACAACCACCATTCTATTGGGAATCAACCTCCCACCAACTACATCTGCAAAGTACACTGAtctgtaaaacaaaacataataatTTTACATATCTTGTAAAAGACAGCAGGCCACAAATCCATTCAGTGATTGCTATAGGCAAATTGTACTAAAACAGCTTTGCTATTCTTAACAATTCAACTATCCATGCACcttatgtttctttttattttgcctgTTCTGTAATTTAATATTCAAGAACACAGACTCATCCTACCTCTGAAATGTTTTGGAGGACATAGGGGAACTTGAAGTAGCCTGCTGTGAACGTGAAGGTGCAGACGCTGCCACAGCTGGTGCTCGCATAAATGCAAAACGCTGCCCGCTGGAACCTGCTGTTGGAATTGACTCCATGTCTTCTCCGTGGACTTCATAGTGACCTCTGGGTGTAAGGTCTAATGCGCTGAAAACACCAGAGACCGCACCGGGGAACATAGCCACGTTTGAATCATCCGTGATGTACAGAGTATGCGCGGATACCTGTTTAAGAAAAGTTTCCGTAAATCACGTTGCTCTGCTAACGTGTTACTCCTGTGCACACGGTTAATAGGCTCTAAAGGCTTACTTATTAGCTAGTAGCCGGTAAAAGTCAATGAATAACTATTTACACATTAGCACATGTGCACAATTCACATATTAGCACAATGAAGACGGCTAGACATAGTATTAGTAAAAGTAGGCCTACATGAAATCACCAAATGTTAACGTTAGCCGTTCCGCAGTAAGGAAGAACAATAACGTTCATAAAAAAACTGCTGAAAGCAAAGTTTGCGAAGTTTACATATCTACCTGAAAGATGCGACCCAGTTTTTCTGCAGTCATGTCTTCGTCCCGGAGTGTCACTCTCTTAGTTTTCCTAAAAACAACGTAATGGTCCATCCTCTGTTTATTCCAGTGTAACTTTAAGGCCGTCGATCTCTTGT
The sequence above is a segment of the Oreochromis aureus strain Israel breed Guangdong linkage group 3, ZZ_aureus, whole genome shotgun sequence genome. Coding sequences within it:
- the LOC120438479 gene encoding uncharacterized protein LOC120438479 isoform X2, with amino-acid sequence MDHYVVFRKTKRVTLRDEDMTAEKLGRIFQVSAHTLYITDDSNVAMFPGAVSGVFSALDLTPRGHYEVHGEDMESIPTAGSSGQRFAFMRAPAVAASAPSRSQQATSSSPMSSKTFQRSVYFADVVGGRLIPNRMVVVRFLESEATLQGIVGKVQDAIGNYNPIILTDAQGNAILESEGTTGSQYWRQNARKILAVPEQDFNCLQGTKRKKLSSRKDDDSASLGEVSDKIEELVLASQSLPAVTAAIKELTDLAVAQKVTTPSCRHSRRDLAA
- the LOC120438479 gene encoding uncharacterized protein LOC120438479 isoform X1; this encodes MDHYVVFRKTKRVTLRDEDMTAEKLGRIFQVSAHTLYITDDSNVAMFPGAVSGVFSALDLTPRGHYEVHGEDMESIPTAGSSGQRFAFMRAPAVAASAPSRSQQATSSSPMSSKTFQRSVYFADVVGGRLIPNRMVVVRFLESEATLQGIVGKVQDAIGNYNPIILTDAQGNAILESEGTTGSQYWRQNARKILAVPEQDFNCLQGTKRKKLSSRKDDDSASLGEVSDKIEELVLASQSLPAVTAAIKELTDLAVAQKVTTPSCRHSRRDLAAWFV